One Candidatus Niyogibacteria bacterium genomic region harbors:
- the groL gene encoding chaperonin GroEL (60 kDa chaperone family; promotes refolding of misfolded polypeptides especially under stressful conditions; forms two stacked rings of heptamers to form a barrel-shaped 14mer; ends can be capped by GroES; misfolded proteins enter the barrel where they are refolded when GroES binds): MAKQILFNEKAREALKRGVDALANAVKVTLGPKGRNVVLDKGFGSPTITNDGVTIAKEIELEDKVENLGAEIIKEVATKTNDVAGDGTTTATILAQAIITEGLKNVAAGANPIGLRAGIEKAVADVVSELKKISIPISRKEEIAQVATISAKDEAIGEKIADVIHKVGKDGVVTVEASQTFGISHEIVEGLQFDKGYISPYMITNSERMEAVYEDPRILITDRKISAISDILPLLEKLAQTGKKELIIIAEEVDGEALATLVVNKLRGIFNSLAIKGPGYGDRRKEMLEDIALVTGAKVISEEAGMKLENTDLAMLGSARKVISAKENTTIVGGKGKKADIEKRISQIRKLISETDSEFDREKLEERLAKLSGGVAVIRVGAATEVEQKEKQHRIEDAVSATKAAIEEGIVPGGGVAFVRASAALEKNISETEKTDADHDERLGYQIVKKAITQPLWHIAENAGVSGSVVVETVRKFRGAKGYNAATGAYEDMIEMGIVDPTKVTRSTLQNAASASAMFLTTEAVVAEKPEKKEASHMPPSGMEM; the protein is encoded by the coding sequence ATGGCAAAACAAATATTATTTAATGAAAAAGCGCGCGAGGCGCTCAAACGCGGAGTGGACGCGCTGGCTAACGCGGTTAAGGTTACTTTGGGTCCGAAAGGACGCAATGTCGTTTTAGATAAGGGATTCGGCTCTCCGACAATCACTAATGACGGCGTAACCATAGCCAAAGAAATTGAGCTGGAAGATAAAGTTGAAAATCTCGGAGCCGAGATTATAAAAGAAGTCGCCACTAAAACTAACGATGTCGCGGGCGACGGCACTACTACCGCCACGATTCTTGCCCAAGCCATCATTACCGAGGGTCTTAAAAATGTGGCCGCGGGCGCAAATCCCATAGGTTTAAGAGCGGGTATAGAAAAAGCGGTCGCGGATGTCGTTTCGGAACTGAAAAAAATATCCATCCCCATTTCCAGAAAAGAAGAGATAGCGCAAGTCGCGACCATTTCGGCAAAAGACGAAGCCATCGGCGAAAAAATAGCCGATGTTATCCATAAAGTCGGGAAAGACGGCGTAGTCACGGTTGAGGCCTCGCAGACCTTCGGCATCTCGCACGAAATTGTTGAAGGCCTGCAATTTGATAAGGGATACATTTCTCCCTATATGATTACCAATTCCGAAAGGATGGAAGCGGTTTATGAAGACCCCAGAATTCTTATTACCGACCGAAAAATTTCGGCGATTTCGGACATCTTGCCTCTTTTGGAAAAACTGGCCCAGACCGGCAAAAAGGAACTTATTATTATTGCCGAAGAAGTTGATGGCGAAGCGCTGGCAACTCTTGTGGTAAATAAACTTCGGGGTATTTTTAATTCATTGGCTATTAAAGGCCCGGGCTACGGAGATCGCAGAAAAGAAATGTTGGAGGATATCGCTTTGGTTACCGGAGCTAAAGTAATTTCTGAAGAGGCCGGAATGAAACTTGAAAATACGGATTTAGCGATGCTTGGTTCTGCCCGTAAAGTTATTTCGGCTAAGGAAAATACAACCATCGTCGGCGGCAAGGGCAAAAAAGCGGATATTGAAAAAAGAATATCTCAAATCCGCAAACTCATAAGCGAAACCGATTCCGAATTTGACCGCGAAAAATTGGAAGAGCGCCTGGCCAAACTTTCCGGCGGAGTCGCGGTGATTCGCGTGGGAGCCGCAACCGAAGTGGAACAAAAAGAAAAACAGCATCGTATTGAAGACGCGGTTTCGGCCACCAAAGCTGCGATTGAAGAGGGGATTGTTCCCGGAGGCGGAGTGGCTTTTGTTCGGGCGTCAGCCGCGCTTGAAAAAAATATTTCCGAAACGGAAAAAACCGACGCTGACCATGATGAGCGTCTCGGCTATCAGATAGTTAAAAAAGCCATCACGCAGCCCCTATGGCATATTGCGGAAAACGCGGGCGTTTCCGGCTCTGTCGTGGTTGAAACCGTGCGCAAGTTCAGGGGAGCTAAGGGGTATAATGCCGCTACTGGAGCGTATGAGGATATGATTGAAATGGGCATAGTGGATCCCACCAAAGTAACCCGCTCAACTTTGCAAAATGCCGCGTCCGCTTCGGCTATGTTTTTGACCACCGAAGCCGTTGTGGCCGAAAAACCGGAAAAGAAAGAGGCCTCTCATATGCCTCCTTCCGGAATGGAGATGTAA
- a CDS encoding bifunctional (p)ppGpp synthetase/guanosine-3',5'-bis(diphosphate) 3'-pyrophosphohydrolase, with the protein MSRTEFFRRVVRQLNGDPEDVLRVAHAYWLAKEVHRTQKRDGGERYFEHCRRVALLTMDHGCYDADSVIIALLHDALEDSFIPLVVVRQLFGAGVEEAICALSKTETTFYEYDGSVRKIKKDPAKYFEDIKIHPNVVVPVIKCCDRLDNLRTFGIWPVERKVKYVIETREYLLPLASEAIGGNHPICKDLKNEVERLASEFNLHESRA; encoded by the coding sequence ATGAGCCGGACGGAATTTTTTCGAAGAGTTGTTCGTCAGCTTAATGGCGATCCGGAAGATGTTTTGCGCGTGGCGCATGCGTATTGGTTGGCAAAGGAAGTGCACAGAACGCAAAAAAGAGACGGAGGCGAAAGATATTTTGAGCATTGCAGACGGGTCGCCCTTCTTACTATGGATCATGGGTGTTACGATGCTGACTCCGTAATTATCGCCCTTTTACACGACGCTCTTGAGGACAGCTTTATTCCGTTGGTCGTTGTTCGTCAATTATTTGGAGCAGGGGTCGAAGAAGCGATTTGCGCTCTTTCAAAAACAGAGACAACCTTTTATGAATACGACGGCTCAGTCAGAAAAATTAAAAAAGATCCCGCGAAATATTTTGAAGATATAAAAATCCATCCAAATGTGGTTGTCCCGGTTATTAAATGCTGCGACCGCTTGGATAATTTGCGAACTTTTGGGATATGGCCAGTTGAAAGAAAGGTAAAATATGTCATTGAAACACGCGAATACTTACTTCCGCTTGCATCTGAAGCTATAGGAGGAAATCATCCCATCTGCAAAGATTTGAAAAATGAAGTAGAGCGTTTGGCTTCGGAATTTAATTTGCACGAGAGTCGCGCTTAA
- a CDS encoding co-chaperone GroES, translated as MVKIKPLGDRVLLEPLSKGELEGKSKLGIIIPDTAEKERPEQGRVVAVGDGRRDEDGKLIPVGLKKGQRVLFSKYGPNEIKVDGREYLIAKEEDVLAIIE; from the coding sequence ATGGTCAAAATTAAACCATTAGGCGACAGGGTTCTTCTGGAGCCCTTGAGCAAAGGAGAACTTGAAGGCAAAAGCAAATTAGGAATCATCATTCCCGACACCGCCGAAAAAGAACGTCCCGAACAGGGTCGGGTGGTGGCGGTTGGCGACGGCCGAAGAGATGAAGACGGAAAATTGATTCCGGTCGGTCTTAAAAAAGGCCAGAGGGTTTTATTTTCAAAATACGGCCCAAATGAAATAAAAGTTGATGGGCGCGAATATCTTATTGCCAAAGAAGAAGACGTTTTGGCGATTATTGAATAA
- a CDS encoding LemA family protein → MTILYWIIAIFVLIVLWVIYAYNRFITLRFRAQEALSDIDVQLKRRFNLIPNLVETVKGYMRYEEKVLTGVTEARARVALAGGTPIEREGAENALSNTLKTLFAVAENYPDLKANANFLDLQRELADTENKIQASRRFFNTTVRDLNTKINSFPSNLIASIFGFGEEKFFEVDSAQEREAVSVKF, encoded by the coding sequence ATGACGATTTTATATTGGATTATAGCCATATTTGTTCTGATAGTTTTGTGGGTTATTTACGCTTATAACCGTTTTATCACTTTGCGTTTTCGGGCCCAAGAGGCGCTTTCGGATATTGATGTCCAGTTGAAACGCAGATTTAATCTTATTCCCAATTTAGTGGAAACCGTAAAGGGCTATATGCGCTATGAAGAAAAAGTTTTGACCGGCGTGACTGAAGCAAGAGCGCGAGTTGCTTTGGCAGGAGGCACTCCGATTGAACGCGAAGGCGCGGAAAACGCGCTTTCCAACACTTTAAAAACACTTTTCGCGGTTGCCGAAAATTATCCTGATTTGAAAGCCAATGCCAACTTTTTGGACCTTCAGCGCGAGCTAGCCGATACCGAGAACAAAATTCAGGCCTCGCGCAGGTTTTTCAACACGACCGTTCGCGACCTGAATACCAAGATTAATTCTTTTCCCTCAAATCTTATAGCTTCAATTTTCGGATTCGGCGAGGAAAAATTTTTTGAAGTTGATTCGGCTCAAGAACGCGAAGCGGTGAGCGTAAAGTTTTAA
- a CDS encoding M48 family metallopeptidase encodes MAVNLYKHRESNIRKTWILFAGFLVFVIGVGWIFSQVYGSNVILIVAVVFSIVMNVLAYWYSDKLVLKMSRAEPVEKSKAPELYNVVENLAITAGLPTPKIYLVRDPSPNAFATGRDPKHAVVAVTTGLLERLDRTELEGVISHELSHIGNRDMLLSTVVVVLVGFVALLSDFFMRSLWFRGMFGDQDRRGGGGTAMILIGIIFSILAPLSAMLIQLAISRKREFLADASGAMLTRYPEGLAKALEKISAYSRPMRSANNATAHLWISDPHGKKHNVVAKLFMTHPPTEERVARLRGINI; translated from the coding sequence ATGGCCGTTAATTTATATAAACACCGCGAATCAAATATCCGCAAAACCTGGATTTTGTTTGCCGGATTTTTGGTTTTTGTAATTGGCGTCGGATGGATTTTCTCGCAGGTATATGGAAGTAATGTCATTTTGATTGTTGCTGTAGTGTTCAGCATCGTGATGAATGTTCTGGCCTACTGGTATTCCGACAAACTGGTACTCAAAATGAGCCGGGCCGAACCTGTTGAAAAAAGCAAGGCGCCCGAACTCTACAATGTCGTTGAAAATCTGGCGATTACCGCGGGTCTTCCGACCCCCAAAATTTATTTAGTGCGCGACCCTTCCCCCAATGCTTTTGCCACGGGGCGCGATCCAAAGCATGCCGTTGTGGCCGTAACTACGGGGCTTTTGGAACGGCTTGACCGCACGGAGCTGGAAGGAGTTATCTCGCACGAACTTTCGCATATCGGCAATCGCGATATGCTTTTATCAACCGTTGTCGTGGTTCTTGTGGGTTTCGTGGCTCTTCTTTCTGATTTTTTCATGCGCTCGCTTTGGTTTAGGGGCATGTTTGGAGATCAGGACAGGCGCGGCGGAGGAGGCACGGCGATGATTTTGATAGGAATTATTTTTTCCATTTTGGCGCCGCTTTCAGCTATGCTGATTCAGCTTGCTATTTCCCGTAAGCGTGAGTTTTTGGCAGACGCTTCGGGCGCCATGCTTACGCGCTATCCGGAGGGGCTCGCGAAAGCTCTTGAAAAAATTTCGGCCTATTCCCGTCCGATGCGTTCAGCTAATAACGCCACGGCCCATTTGTGGATTTCCGACCCGCATGGTAAAAAGCATAATGTGGTTGCGAAATTATTTATGACCCACCCCCCGACGGAAGAGAGAGTTGCCAGATTAAGAGGAATAAACATATGA